The genome window GTCTCCATCTGCATGGCCCTCGTCGTGCTCCTCATCTCCCTCCTCTCGCCGCCGTCCTCCGGGTCCGCGGCGGGTTCGCCCCCGCCAGTCACCGCTGCCACACTCGTCTACCTCGAGTCCCCTAACGACTCCCCGGGCCAGAAGCTCCTCGGGGCGCTTCTCGACGCCGCCGTCTTCGTTGCCCTCGTCGCCGCTGTCACCTTCGTCCTCGTCGCGCTCTATTACTACCGCTGCACGGGCTTCCTCAAGAACTACATGCGCTTCTCCGCCTTCTTCGTCATCTTCTCCATGGGAGGCGCCATCGTAGCCGCCGTGCTCCGCCGCCTCGGGGCCCCGCTCGATGCGGCCACCGTGCTCCTGCTCCTCTTCAACGGCGCCGCTGTCGGGGTCCTCTCTGTCTTCGCCTCCGCCGTTCCCATCCTCGTCCGCCAGGGGTACATGGTTGCGCTCGCCGCCATCGTCGCCGCCTGGCTCTCCAGGCTCCCTGAGTGGACCACGTGGATCATGCTCGTCGCGCTCGCCCTGTACGACCTCGTCGCCGTGCTTGCACCCCGGGGACCGCTCAGGATGCTTGTGGAGCTAGCCTCCTCCAGGGATGATGAGCTACCGGCACTCGTCTACGAATCTCGGCCTACTGTCGGTCCAGCCACTAGTTCTTCCTCTTATGCTTCAGTCATGGGGTCTGTGGAGATGCAAACCATGTCAGATTCTGGTCAGATCTGTGGCAATCGATATGAC of Zea mays cultivar B73 chromosome 8, Zm-B73-REFERENCE-NAM-5.0, whole genome shotgun sequence contains these proteins:
- the LOC100282893 gene encoding presenilin, with protein sequence MDRAAASPPAVEEPVRATSVLDSLGAEVLAVMSPVSICMALVVLLISLLSPPSSGSAAGSPPPVTAATLVYLESPNDSPGQKLLGALLDAAVFVALVAAVTFVLVALYYYRCTGFLKNYMRFSAFFVIFSMGGAIVAAVLRRLGAPLDAATVLLLLFNGAAVGVLSVFASAVPILVRQGYMVALAAIVAAWLSRLPEWTTWIMLVALALYDLVAVLAPRGPLRMLVELASSRDDELPALVYESRPTVGPATSSSSYASVMGSVEMQTMSDSGQICGNRYDRVEQEEYASHASLEMRDLGRGRSSVGEMNRPRGPVLQMENLEREVPATSAELTANQGGGSQHAIIQIEQPDEEETSPLVSAPSTNTAALDVEEHRQSSSSEPLDFEMFESTRGIKLGLGDFVFYSVLVGRAAMYDLMTVYACYLAIIAGLGCTLILLSICRHALPALPISIMLGVTFYFLTRLLMEPFVVGASTNLVMF